The Eubacteriaceae bacterium Marseille-Q4139 genome has a window encoding:
- a CDS encoding YifB family Mg chelatase-like AAA ATPase, which translates to MFCKRSGLCLQGIGGAVVSVEADVSDGLPGYLFVGYLASEVREAQERVRTAIKNLGLRLPPKKITINLSPADIRKEGTGFDLAIAAAILAAYGAVPNEAGCDCIYAGELGLDGSVKGIPGILAMADLARRSGFSRMFVPAANVSEASMIEGIRPIPVRSLRELFEMLTGQEPFRDGGKGAGFDGKDLNSYDVDFSEVNGQPLLRRAAEVAAAGKHNLLAIGPAGSGKTMVARRMPTIMPELTMEEAIEISKLYSISRLLSETEPLIRRRPFRAPHHSISMQAMTGGGSRPKPGEISLATGGILFLDELPEFSRQTLEALRQPLEERCVTISRVHGSVCYPADFQLVAAMNPCLCGHYPDMEKCTCTPSQIRRYLGKISRPILDRMDICVEAPAASFEDISRAGKNEPSEAIRARVKRAREIQAERFLGTSVRCNGEMSGSQVKEFCRLEEKERQFMERIYGEMGLSARTYDKILKVARTAADLEESDEICHRHLCEAVSYVRFKERYWGK; encoded by the coding sequence TTGTTCTGCAAACGAAGCGGACTTTGCCTTCAGGGAATCGGCGGTGCCGTCGTCTCTGTGGAGGCAGATGTAAGTGACGGGCTGCCAGGCTATCTTTTCGTGGGTTATCTGGCCTCAGAGGTGCGGGAGGCCCAGGAGCGGGTGAGAACGGCCATAAAAAATCTGGGCCTTCGTCTGCCGCCCAAGAAAATTACCATCAACTTATCGCCGGCAGATATCCGAAAGGAAGGGACAGGCTTTGATCTGGCTATTGCGGCGGCGATCCTGGCTGCATACGGCGCTGTCCCCAATGAGGCCGGCTGTGACTGTATTTATGCCGGAGAACTTGGATTGGACGGGAGTGTCAAGGGGATCCCGGGCATCCTTGCGATGGCGGATCTTGCGAGGCGCAGCGGATTTTCCCGCATGTTCGTTCCGGCAGCCAATGTATCGGAGGCCTCAATGATTGAGGGGATCCGGCCAATCCCGGTGAGGAGCCTTCGTGAGCTGTTTGAGATGCTGACGGGGCAGGAGCCTTTCCGGGATGGGGGGAAAGGCGCAGGCTTTGACGGCAAAGATCTCAATTCCTATGATGTGGATTTTTCCGAGGTGAACGGCCAGCCGCTCCTGCGCCGTGCCGCCGAGGTGGCGGCGGCCGGAAAGCATAATCTCCTGGCCATTGGCCCGGCCGGTTCGGGAAAAACCATGGTGGCCAGAAGGATGCCGACAATTATGCCGGAGCTTACGATGGAGGAAGCCATTGAGATCTCAAAGCTTTACAGCATCAGCCGCCTGTTATCGGAGACGGAGCCTTTAATCAGGAGAAGGCCTTTCCGGGCACCCCATCATTCTATCTCCATGCAGGCCATGACAGGCGGAGGGAGTCGGCCGAAGCCAGGGGAGATTTCCCTGGCGACGGGAGGAATTTTGTTCCTTGATGAGCTGCCGGAGTTCAGCCGCCAGACCTTGGAGGCGCTGCGCCAGCCCCTGGAGGAGCGGTGCGTGACGATTTCAAGGGTTCACGGATCCGTCTGTTATCCGGCAGATTTCCAGCTTGTGGCGGCAATGAACCCCTGCCTCTGCGGCCATTATCCGGATATGGAAAAGTGCACCTGTACGCCGTCGCAGATCCGGCGCTATCTGGGAAAGATTTCAAGGCCGATCCTGGATCGGATGGATATCTGCGTGGAGGCGCCTGCCGCTTCCTTTGAGGATATCAGCCGGGCCGGAAAGAACGAGCCGTCCGAAGCGATCCGTGCCAGGGTAAAACGTGCAAGGGAGATTCAGGCCGAACGGTTTCTAGGGACTTCCGTTCGCTGCAACGGGGAGATGAGCGGGAGCCAGGTGAAGGAATTCTGCCGTCTGGAAGAAAAGGAACGGCAGTTTATGGAACGGATTTACGGGGAAATGGGCTTAAGCGCGCGGACGTATGACAAAATTTTAAAGGTGGCGCGGACGGCGGCTGATCTGGAAGAATCCGATGAGATCTGTCACCGCCATCTTTGTGAGGCTGTGTCTTACGTGAGGTTTAAAGAACGGTATTGGGGGAAGTAA
- the dprA gene encoding DNA-processing protein DprA, with translation MDAGEKEYLYWLCHITPLGAVSIRKLYEYFGSFREIWRADEKTLEALDWLGEKKRLRLLSDRKRLEETRREYEALSGKGIRFVTFWEEEYPKRLCSLPDRPPGLFVKGSLPEDGRPSAAIVGARGCTEYGRQTAEAFAGELAERGVQIISGLAEGIDAAAHRGALLHGGRTFGVLGCGVNICYPAVNFSLYEEMAEKGGVFSEFLPGTSPFRGNFPLRNRLISGLADAVIIIEAREKSGSLITADLALEQGKEVFAVPGRVSDPLSAGTNRLLQSGAAAALTPSDILDFLGIKYVKKLTLHKKSEKRLAKKENLVYSCLDLQPKHLDTIMQECGLGIGECMECLLELELSGLAVEIGNQYYCRKL, from the coding sequence ATGGATGCAGGTGAGAAGGAATATTTGTACTGGCTCTGTCATATAACGCCACTGGGAGCCGTCTCCATCCGGAAGTTATATGAATATTTCGGGAGCTTTCGGGAAATATGGAGGGCAGATGAGAAAACACTGGAAGCCCTTGATTGGCTGGGGGAGAAAAAGCGGCTCCGCCTGCTTTCCGACAGAAAACGCCTGGAGGAGACGAGGCGGGAGTACGAGGCGCTTTCCGGAAAAGGAATCCGGTTCGTGACATTTTGGGAGGAGGAATACCCGAAGCGCCTGTGTTCGCTTCCCGACAGGCCGCCGGGACTTTTTGTGAAAGGAAGCCTCCCGGAGGACGGCAGGCCGTCTGCCGCCATTGTCGGGGCGCGGGGGTGTACCGAGTATGGGAGACAGACTGCGGAAGCTTTTGCCGGCGAGCTGGCGGAACGCGGTGTCCAGATAATCAGCGGGCTGGCAGAGGGAATCGACGCTGCTGCCCACAGAGGTGCCCTGCTTCATGGCGGCAGGACGTTCGGCGTCCTTGGATGCGGCGTCAACATCTGTTATCCGGCAGTGAATTTTTCACTGTACGAAGAAATGGCGGAAAAGGGCGGCGTTTTTTCCGAATTCCTTCCGGGAACATCACCGTTTCGAGGAAACTTTCCGCTTAGGAACCGGCTCATCAGCGGGCTGGCGGATGCAGTTATTATAATAGAAGCAAGAGAAAAAAGCGGCTCCCTGATTACGGCGGATCTGGCTCTGGAGCAGGGAAAGGAAGTTTTTGCCGTCCCGGGGCGTGTTTCTGACCCTCTAAGCGCAGGCACCAACCGGCTTTTGCAGAGCGGTGCCGCCGCAGCTCTGACGCCTTCTGACATCCTGGATTTCCTGGGGATAAAATATGTAAAGAAATTAACACTTCATAAAAAATCTGAAAAGAGGCTTGCCAAGAAGGAAAATTTGGTGTATAGTTGCCTCGATTTGCAACCCAAGCACCTGGATACGATTATGCAGGAATGCGGCCTTGGAATCGGGGAGTGTATGGAATGCCTTTTGGAGCTGGAGCTTTCCGGGCTGGCGGTTGAAATCGGGAATCAATATTATTGCAGAAAGCTGTGA
- the topA gene encoding type I DNA topoisomerase has product MANCLVIVESPAKVKTIKKFLGSNYEVDASNGHVRDLPKSQLGIDVAHDYEPKYITIRGKGDILAKLRKEVKKADKIYLATDPDREGEAISWHLMKALKLDELKDKKVYRISFNEITKNAVKASLKTPRNIDMNLVDAQQARRMMDRMVGYLISPILWEKVKRGLSAGRVQSVALRMICDREEEINAFIPEEYWSLDALLKVPGAKKPVEAKFYKDQNGRTEIRSHEELDALLKELEGQKYVVSEVKNGERTKKPPVPFTTSTLQQEASKVLNFSTQKTMRLAQQLYEGIDIKGHGTIGLITYLRTDSIRVAEEADQAARRFVAEQYGAEYASQGEEVKKGNGKIQDAHEAIRPTNIELTPVKVKDSLSRDLFRLYQLIWKRFAASRMSSAVYETNSVRVEAGGVLFTMSASRLKFDGFLSVYTDEEEREAKNQTISKLETGQELEFSGLQNAQHFTQPPAHYTEASLVKALEEQGIGRPSTYAPTITTILARRYIVKENKNLYVTEIGEVVNRIMKKCFPSIVDITFTANLEYLLDSVGDGSMDWKTVVRNFYPDLEEAVKEAQVSLEAVKIADEETDEVCELCGRKMVIKYGPHGKFLACPGFPDCKNTKPYLEKTGIPCPKCGKELILKKTKKGRKYYGCEDSPNCDFMSWQRPSKEKCPECGSYMLEKGNKLVCANEQCGFVKTRDKE; this is encoded by the coding sequence ATGGCGAATTGTCTGGTGATTGTGGAGTCGCCTGCAAAAGTAAAAACAATTAAGAAATTTTTGGGGAGCAATTACGAAGTGGATGCGTCCAACGGCCATGTACGGGATCTTCCGAAGAGCCAGTTGGGCATTGATGTGGCGCATGATTATGAGCCGAAGTATATCACCATACGGGGAAAGGGCGATATCCTTGCGAAGCTCAGAAAAGAAGTAAAGAAAGCAGATAAGATTTATCTGGCAACGGACCCTGACCGGGAGGGGGAAGCGATCTCCTGGCACCTGATGAAGGCTCTGAAGCTGGATGAACTGAAGGATAAAAAGGTTTACCGGATCAGTTTTAATGAGATCACGAAAAATGCCGTGAAGGCCTCCTTAAAGACGCCGAGGAATATCGACATGAACCTGGTGGACGCCCAGCAGGCCAGGCGTATGATGGACAGGATGGTGGGATATCTCATCAGCCCGATCCTCTGGGAAAAAGTGAAGCGCGGCCTCAGTGCAGGCCGTGTGCAGTCGGTGGCTCTCCGCATGATCTGCGACAGGGAGGAAGAGATCAACGCCTTCATCCCGGAGGAGTACTGGAGCCTGGATGCGCTTTTAAAGGTGCCGGGAGCCAAAAAGCCGGTGGAGGCGAAATTTTATAAGGATCAAAACGGCAGGACGGAAATCAGGAGCCATGAGGAGCTGGATGCGCTCTTAAAGGAACTGGAAGGCCAGAAGTATGTGGTTTCCGAGGTGAAAAACGGCGAGAGGACGAAAAAACCTCCGGTGCCCTTTACGACGAGTACCCTTCAGCAGGAGGCCTCGAAGGTTTTAAACTTTTCGACCCAGAAGACCATGCGGCTGGCACAGCAGTTATATGAAGGAATCGATATCAAGGGCCATGGCACCATCGGTCTGATCACATACCTGCGTACCGACTCCATCCGCGTGGCCGAGGAGGCAGACCAGGCCGCAAGGCGGTTCGTGGCGGAGCAGTACGGCGCAGAGTATGCGTCCCAGGGCGAGGAGGTCAAGAAAGGGAACGGGAAAATCCAGGATGCCCACGAGGCGATCCGTCCGACGAATATCGAGCTGACGCCGGTGAAGGTGAAGGATTCCCTTTCCAGAGACCTTTTCCGCCTTTACCAGTTAATCTGGAAGCGGTTTGCGGCAAGCCGCATGAGCAGCGCCGTCTACGAGACAAATTCTGTCCGCGTGGAGGCGGGCGGCGTGCTGTTTACCATGTCGGCTTCCAGGCTGAAATTTGACGGTTTCCTTTCTGTATATACGGACGAAGAGGAGCGGGAGGCAAAGAACCAGACGATTTCCAAGCTGGAAACCGGTCAGGAGCTGGAATTTTCCGGTCTCCAGAACGCACAGCATTTTACGCAGCCGCCGGCTCATTACACGGAGGCTTCGCTCGTGAAGGCACTGGAAGAGCAGGGGATCGGCCGGCCCAGTACCTATGCGCCGACCATCACGACGATTTTGGCAAGACGGTACATTGTCAAGGAAAATAAGAACCTGTATGTGACGGAGATCGGCGAAGTTGTGAACCGGATCATGAAAAAATGCTTCCCGAGCATTGTGGACATTACGTTTACGGCCAACCTGGAGTATCTGCTGGACAGCGTCGGCGACGGAAGCATGGACTGGAAGACGGTTGTGAGGAACTTCTACCCGGATCTGGAGGAAGCCGTCAAGGAGGCGCAGGTTTCCCTTGAGGCTGTGAAGATTGCAGACGAGGAAACTGACGAGGTCTGTGAGCTCTGCGGTCGGAAGATGGTGATTAAATACGGCCCCCACGGAAAGTTCTTAGCCTGCCCCGGTTTTCCGGACTGCAAGAATACCAAGCCGTATCTGGAAAAGACGGGAATCCCCTGCCCGAAATGCGGGAAGGAGCTGATTCTCAAGAAGACGAAGAAAGGCCGCAAGTATTACGGCTGCGAAGACAGCCCCAACTGTGATTTCATGTCCTGGCAGCGGCCGTCGAAGGAAAAGTGTCCGGAGTGCGGCAGCTACATGCTGGAAAAGGGAAATAAGCTGGTTTGTGCCAACGAACAGTGCGGTTTCGTGAAGACCAGGGATAAAGAGTGA
- the codY gene encoding GTP-sensing pleiotropic transcriptional regulator CodY, translated as MSVELLDKTRKINKLLHNNNSHKVVFNDICKVLSEILLSNILVISKKGKVLGVSVCPGVEEIHELIEDKVGGYIDKMLNERLLSVLSTKENVNLATLGFAEENVKKYQAIIAPIDIAGERLGTLFLYKANEQYDIDDIILCEYGTTVVGLEMMRSVNEENAEETRKVQIVKSAISTLSFSELEAITHIFEELDGNEGILVASKIADRVGITRSVIVNALRKFESAGVIESRSSGMKGTYIKVLNDVVFDELKNLKANNAK; from the coding sequence ATGAGTGTGGAATTATTGGATAAGACACGAAAAATTAACAAACTGCTGCACAATAACAATTCACACAAAGTGGTTTTTAATGACATCTGCAAGGTGTTGAGCGAAATTCTTTTATCCAACATCCTGGTGATCAGCAAAAAGGGAAAGGTGCTCGGCGTGAGCGTTTGCCCCGGCGTGGAAGAGATCCACGAACTGATCGAGGACAAGGTGGGCGGCTATATTGATAAGATGCTGAACGAGCGCCTTCTCAGCGTACTTTCCACAAAGGAAAACGTGAACCTTGCCACCCTTGGCTTTGCAGAAGAAAATGTTAAGAAATATCAGGCAATTATTGCTCCCATCGACATTGCAGGCGAGCGCCTGGGAACCCTGTTCCTTTACAAGGCAAATGAGCAGTATGATATTGATGACATTATTTTGTGTGAGTACGGCACGACGGTTGTCGGCCTTGAGATGATGCGCTCCGTAAACGAGGAGAACGCAGAGGAGACAAGGAAGGTTCAGATCGTAAAATCGGCCATCAGCACGCTTTCTTTCTCAGAGCTGGAAGCCATCACGCATATTTTCGAGGAGCTGGACGGAAACGAGGGAATCCTGGTTGCAAGCAAGATTGCAGACCGTGTTGGAATTACGCGTTCCGTTATCGTGAATGCACTCAGGAAGTTTGAGAGTGCAGGCGTCATTGAGTCGCGTTCCTCCGGAATGAAGGGAACATATATCAAGGTTTTAAATGACGTGGTTTTCGACGAACTGAAGAACCTGAAGGCTAATAATGCGAAATAA
- a CDS encoding dicarboxylate/amino acid:cation symporter, translating into MTKSRKKPNSAFLNLAAMVLGALLGILFGETMCSFKFIGDIWLNCIKMILVPLVTCMVVTAIGSQKDLRTLGRIALRIMIYYVITTVIAILIGLGVTYAFKPGLSFNAAGLSSSQVEAGGGLTAESFFTNLFSSNMFKTYADADILPTMVIAIFIGIAILRMKNQEHKETVLHWFESMNSLISEYLRMIIGLAPIGVVFLMADSFGKYGVTIFTSMAQLLGTYWFGLLLQVLFVYGGSLLLFARMNPLRFLKDASPVWTFTIATCSSTANIPNSLKTAKEVFHVPDSIANFCIPLGANMNCDGLSMTFACVIVFIGQMNGIQYDLPTLLRIILVATLLSSAGSGIPGGGIVKLMTIVGTFGLPSEIVGIMAGFYRFFDMGTTTCNCLGDLVGTVCITKMEEKRAKRLGTEMIQ; encoded by the coding sequence ATGACTAAATCCAGGAAAAAACCAAACAGCGCATTTTTAAATCTCGCCGCCATGGTTCTCGGCGCCCTGCTCGGGATCCTTTTCGGGGAAACCATGTGCAGCTTTAAGTTCATTGGCGACATCTGGCTCAACTGCATTAAAATGATCCTGGTGCCTCTCGTCACCTGCATGGTCGTGACTGCCATCGGAAGCCAGAAAGATCTCCGCACTCTCGGCCGCATTGCCCTGCGGATCATGATTTACTATGTCATAACGACGGTCATCGCCATCCTGATCGGCCTCGGCGTGACTTATGCATTCAAGCCTGGGCTGTCCTTTAACGCTGCTGGGCTGTCCTCCTCACAAGTGGAAGCCGGCGGCGGCCTTACAGCCGAATCCTTTTTCACCAATCTATTCTCTTCCAACATGTTCAAGACTTACGCAGATGCCGATATTCTTCCAACCATGGTCATCGCCATTTTCATCGGCATCGCTATCCTGCGTATGAAAAATCAGGAGCATAAAGAGACTGTCCTTCACTGGTTTGAAAGCATGAACAGCCTCATCAGCGAATATCTCCGCATGATTATCGGCCTGGCTCCCATCGGTGTCGTCTTTCTTATGGCTGATTCCTTTGGAAAATACGGAGTCACCATCTTTACCTCCATGGCTCAGCTTCTCGGAACCTACTGGTTTGGACTCCTTCTCCAGGTTCTCTTTGTTTACGGTGGAAGCCTGCTTCTTTTTGCCCGCATGAATCCCCTTCGCTTCTTAAAGGATGCCTCCCCGGTCTGGACATTCACCATCGCCACATGCAGCAGCACCGCCAACATTCCCAACAGTTTAAAAACAGCAAAGGAAGTTTTTCATGTGCCGGACAGCATTGCCAACTTCTGCATTCCCTTGGGCGCAAATATGAACTGTGACGGTCTCAGCATGACCTTCGCATGTGTAATCGTCTTCATCGGACAAATGAACGGAATCCAGTACGATCTTCCGACGCTGCTTCGAATCATCCTCGTTGCAACACTTTTGTCCTCTGCCGGAAGCGGTATCCCGGGTGGGGGAATTGTCAAGCTGATGACCATCGTCGGTACCTTTGGGCTTCCATCGGAAATCGTTGGAATCATGGCCGGCTTTTACCGGTTCTTTGATATGGGAACCACCACCTGCAACTGTCTTGGAGACCTGGTGGGTACTGTCTGCATTACGAAGATGGAAGAAAAACGTGCGAAGCGGCTCGGAACAGAAATGATACAGTAA
- a CDS encoding threonine aldolase, with the protein MIDLRSDTLSMPDADMLSKILTAPLGDSGRLDEDGRGGDPSVNALEDLAAAVTGKERALFFPSGTMGNHAALLTHCHAGEFVLIDTMQHMYRTEKAAFSSDLGQLRPLFYHLTKEGYPDTKEIRQILKTEHPRLLCIENTHNWAGGTCIPLPVLQELRILADEAGIPIHMDGARLFNAEAATGLSAETICSYADSVMFCISKGLGAPVGSLLVGSKDFILRAAAVRKLLGGNMRQAGILAAAGQYALMHNREDLREDHRRACLTLDALKGLKKIQIPDRIQSNIIILDLEAAGLSAEQFVQEMKSRGVWLSVSSETHARMVFYRNITDSQALEAAAAIRKYDETL; encoded by the coding sequence ATGATTGATTTAAGAAGCGACACGCTGTCCATGCCGGATGCGGACATGCTGTCAAAAATCCTGACTGCACCGCTCGGTGACTCAGGACGCCTCGATGAGGACGGACGGGGCGGGGACCCAAGCGTAAATGCCCTGGAGGACTTGGCTGCTGCTGTTACTGGAAAGGAACGTGCCCTGTTTTTCCCCTCCGGCACCATGGGAAATCATGCGGCCCTTCTGACCCACTGCCATGCAGGAGAGTTCGTCCTCATAGACACCATGCAGCACATGTACCGGACAGAAAAGGCAGCCTTTTCTTCCGACTTAGGCCAGCTAAGGCCCCTTTTCTACCACCTGACAAAAGAAGGATATCCTGATACGAAAGAAATCCGCCAAATTCTCAAAACGGAACATCCCAGGCTGCTCTGCATCGAAAATACCCATAATTGGGCCGGCGGCACATGCATCCCGCTTCCTGTCTTACAAGAGCTGCGGATTCTGGCCGACGAGGCAGGGATTCCGATACACATGGACGGTGCCCGGCTTTTCAACGCGGAAGCTGCCACAGGCCTGTCCGCGGAAACCATCTGCTCTTACGCTGACTCCGTGATGTTTTGTATCTCCAAAGGCCTCGGCGCCCCTGTCGGCTCCCTGCTTGTCGGATCGAAGGACTTCATTCTCAGAGCGGCCGCCGTCAGAAAGCTTCTGGGCGGAAATATGCGCCAGGCCGGAATTCTCGCTGCCGCCGGACAATATGCCCTGATGCACAACAGAGAGGATCTGCGTGAAGATCACCGGCGGGCATGCCTTACCCTGGACGCATTAAAAGGCCTGAAAAAGATCCAGATTCCTGACAGAATTCAAAGCAATATTATTATCCTTGATCTCGAAGCAGCCGGCCTTTCCGCAGAACAGTTTGTTCAGGAGATGAAATCCCGCGGCGTCTGGCTCAGCGTATCCAGCGAAACCCATGCACGAATGGTATTTTACCGGAACATTACCGACAGCCAGGCTCTGGAAGCGGCCGCTGCCATCCGAAAATATGATGAAACCCTGTAA
- a CDS encoding LysR family transcriptional regulator codes for MFANMDYVYAVYQEKSFSRAADKLFISQPSLSITIKRVEEKMGLPIFNRRTNPISLTPFGVEYIQAVEQIRAIEERLRDLAEDQKSLKSGSLAVGGSNFGISYLVPRVLADFKKKYPSVELKILEMNTRKSRHLLDTGELDLVITNQPFDTAKYERLSCYREHLILAVPENFPVKERLKGKRLSADELGSGIFSVEESRCVSVGDLEGIPFILLKGDNYLRRCTDMIFQEAEAVPNVVLETDQSSVSYNFSRMGIGATILSNRLAEDAGVDSGLVFYKIGSRFAVRDTFLCYRKGVYFTYAMKTFTEMLLKAGQEKAGV; via the coding sequence ATGTTTGCAAATATGGATTATGTGTATGCTGTTTACCAGGAAAAAAGCTTCAGCAGAGCGGCGGATAAGCTGTTCATTTCACAGCCTTCTTTGAGTATCACCATAAAGAGGGTTGAAGAGAAAATGGGTCTTCCGATTTTTAACAGGCGGACAAACCCGATTTCCCTGACGCCTTTTGGTGTGGAGTATATTCAGGCGGTGGAACAGATCCGGGCTATCGAAGAGCGGCTCCGGGATCTGGCAGAGGATCAGAAGTCTTTAAAAAGCGGGAGTCTGGCCGTTGGCGGGAGCAACTTCGGAATTTCTTATCTGGTACCCCGGGTTTTGGCGGATTTTAAGAAAAAGTATCCGTCGGTGGAGCTAAAAATCCTGGAAATGAATACGAGAAAGTCCAGGCATCTTCTGGATACGGGAGAGCTGGATCTTGTCATCACAAACCAGCCCTTTGACACGGCGAAATACGAACGGTTAAGCTGTTACAGGGAGCACCTGATTCTGGCGGTGCCGGAGAATTTTCCGGTAAAGGAACGTCTTAAGGGAAAACGGCTTTCGGCCGATGAGCTGGGCAGCGGGATTTTTTCCGTGGAAGAGAGCCGCTGTGTGTCTGTGGGGGATTTGGAAGGGATCCCGTTTATCTTATTAAAAGGGGATAATTATCTGAGGCGATGTACAGATATGATTTTTCAGGAGGCAGAAGCTGTTCCGAATGTGGTTTTGGAGACCGATCAGTCCTCGGTTTCCTATAATTTTTCCAGGATGGGAATTGGCGCCACGATTTTGAGCAACCGCCTGGCGGAAGATGCAGGGGTGGACAGCGGCCTGGTCTTTTATAAAATTGGAAGCCGTTTTGCTGTTCGAGACACATTCCTTTGCTATCGGAAAGGCGTCTATTTTACATATGCTATGAAAACTTTTACGGAAATGCTTTTAAAGGCAGGTCAGGAGAAGGCAGGCGTCTAA
- a CDS encoding carbamate kinase, producing MAKKRIVLALGHDALGTNLPEQKAAVAKTAKVIADLIQDGWQVAITHGNTPQLGMIHTAMNEFAVEHEGYTAAPMSVCSAMSQGYIGYDLQNEIRSALIKRGIYKPVSTILTQVTVDPYDEASYTPLKKIGRVMTAEEAKAEEEKGNFVVEEQGGYRRIVAAPKPVAIVEIDAVKALMDADQIVIAAGGGGIPVMEQGSRLKGASAVVEKDRAAGLLAKELDADVLMFLTSVGNVVLNFGTSHEILIDKMSVSDARRYAGEGHFKTGSMLPKVESAIDFIEAGKRRISIITSMEKARESLAGKGGTTIQ from the coding sequence ATGGCGAAAAAAAGAATTGTTTTGGCTCTTGGGCATGATGCTCTTGGCACCAACCTTCCGGAGCAGAAGGCAGCGGTTGCCAAAACCGCAAAGGTGATCGCAGATTTGATTCAGGACGGATGGCAGGTCGCCATCACCCATGGAAATACACCGCAGCTCGGCATGATTCACACGGCCATGAATGAATTTGCAGTGGAACACGAAGGCTATACGGCAGCCCCCATGTCGGTCTGCTCCGCCATGAGCCAGGGCTACATCGGCTACGACCTTCAGAACGAAATCCGCTCCGCTCTGATTAAGCGCGGCATCTACAAGCCGGTTTCCACAATCCTCACCCAGGTCACGGTCGATCCCTACGACGAGGCCTCCTATACCCCGTTAAAAAAGATCGGGCGTGTCATGACGGCAGAAGAGGCGAAGGCTGAGGAAGAAAAAGGAAACTTTGTCGTCGAAGAACAGGGCGGCTACCGCCGGATCGTGGCGGCTCCGAAGCCCGTTGCCATCGTGGAAATTGATGCCGTGAAGGCACTCATGGATGCCGACCAGATCGTCATCGCCGCAGGCGGCGGCGGAATCCCCGTCATGGAACAGGGGAGCCGCTTAAAGGGCGCCAGCGCCGTCGTGGAAAAAGACAGGGCCGCAGGCCTCCTCGCCAAAGAGCTGGATGCCGATGTGCTGATGTTCTTAACAAGCGTTGGAAACGTCGTCTTAAACTTCGGCACCAGCCACGAAATCCTCATCGACAAAATGAGTGTGTCCGACGCCAGACGCTACGCCGGCGAAGGCCACTTCAAAACCGGTTCCATGCTGCCGAAAGTGGAGTCAGCCATCGACTTCATCGAAGCCGGAAAACGCCGGATCTCCATCATTACTTCCATGGAAAAGGCCAGGGAGAGCCTGGCCGGGAAGGGCGGGACGACGATACAGTAA
- a CDS encoding glycosyltransferase family 2 protein, translating to MKLLSIAIPCYNSAAYMENCINSLLPGGDEVEILIVDDGSVKDNTAEIADRYEKEYPGICRAIHQENGGHGEAVNAGLRNASGIFFKVVDSDDWVNGPAYEAVLNTLRRFVYGKSTLDMLITNFVYEKQGAKHKKVMNYNMALPKNELFTWDDVKVFMAGQYILMHSVIYRTELLRECGLELPKHTFYVDNIFVYEPLPHVRSMYYLDVNFYRYFIGRSDQSVNEQVMIGRIDQQIRVTKLMLGYYDVTKLQNRKLRHYMIRYLEIMMVVSSILAIRSETEENLEKKKELWEHVKKTNPRLYLRLRFGFLGQGMNLPGKSGRTISIAGYKIAQKFFGFN from the coding sequence TTGAAGCTGCTATCAATTGCAATCCCATGCTATAATTCGGCGGCGTATATGGAAAACTGCATCAACTCCCTTCTTCCCGGAGGAGATGAGGTAGAAATCCTGATTGTGGACGACGGTTCCGTAAAGGACAACACCGCAGAGATTGCAGACAGGTATGAGAAGGAGTATCCGGGAATCTGCCGGGCCATCCACCAGGAAAACGGCGGCCACGGCGAGGCTGTCAATGCGGGCCTCAGGAATGCGTCAGGCATCTTTTTTAAGGTGGTGGACAGCGATGACTGGGTCAACGGGCCGGCCTATGAGGCAGTTCTCAATACGCTGCGCCGTTTCGTCTATGGAAAAAGCACCCTGGATATGCTGATTACGAACTTCGTCTATGAAAAGCAGGGGGCGAAGCACAAGAAGGTCATGAACTACAATATGGCCCTGCCGAAAAATGAACTTTTTACCTGGGATGATGTGAAGGTTTTCATGGCAGGCCAGTATATTTTGATGCATTCGGTGATTTACCGGACTGAGCTTTTACGGGAATGCGGTCTGGAACTTCCGAAGCACACGTTTTATGTGGACAATATTTTTGTCTATGAGCCGCTTCCCCATGTGCGCTCCATGTATTATCTCGATGTGAATTTTTACCGGTATTTCATCGGCCGCTCCGATCAGTCGGTCAATGAGCAGGTGATGATCGGGCGGATCGACCAGCAGATCCGCGTAACGAAGCTGATGCTCGGATATTATGATGTGACGAAGCTCCAGAACAGGAAGCTGCGGCATTACATGATCCGGTACCTGGAGATTATGATGGTTGTGAGCTCGATTTTGGCGATCCGGTCTGAAACGGAAGAGAATCTGGAAAAGAAGAAGGAGCTGTGGGAGCATGTGAAGAAGACGAATCCCAGGCTGTATCTGAGGCTGCGGTTCGGCTTCCTTGGACAGGGCATGAACCTTCCTGGAAAGAGCGGCCGCACGATTTCCATTGCCGGCTATAAGATTGCACAGAAGTTTTTTGGATTTAACTAA